DNA sequence from the Methanolobus sp. ZRKC5 genome:
AAATGCTGTTGGAAGCATTTCCTTTACTTGGAGAATTGGGATAAATAAGATATCTGAATACTTTCACCTAATCTACAACAAAAATATAAACGGGTAACACAATTTTCATTTAGAAGTGATTAAGACAATAAAGGAAGGGGTTAATTGGATCACCGTAAATTTGTATTTAACAAGGAACCATACTGTATTTGGGATTTGGATTTAGCACAAAAAAACCTTGATTTCATTGAATCAATGAGGCCTGAATATTTCAATTATGTAGCATATAACAACTTTAAACAGCTTGAGGGGAAGGAAAAGAATCTTGCAGCTCTTTCGATTCGATTGGCTTACTTTCATGGGATGGAAACATTCTTCGCACTTATTTGTGCAACTTTGCAAGCTCCAGAATGTGTTGTAGGATGGCTACAAAAATATCAAATTAGCAGTTTGAGGGAAATGGTTGACGATATCGACAATGGACTGAACATAAAGAGAAAAAAAGAGCCGTATCATTTCTCTTGGGAGTATTTATCTAAAACATTTGTAACTATTCAGCCTGACTGTTTTAATGATGCAAAAAACAATATACTATGGCTTCATTCTATGTGTTAAAAAATATTCAGAGGATTTCGATAAACTACCATCAATACCCATACAATTTAATAAAATTTAAATAATAGCAAAGCAAATTTACTATTATGGATTCTTTTACTGATTTTGCCTTAAATGAAGAATATAAGCGTCTCCAATCTGTCGGAGATAAGCTTGCTGAAATTGAATATTTAGTAGATTGGAAGCCTTTTCGCCCTATTCTGGAGTCAATGTACATAAACAGAACAGCTTCAGGCGGACGGCCTGAAGCTGATGTTATTGTAATGTTCAAGATGCTTGTTCTGCAACAATGGCATGGTCTTTCTGATGCTGAGCTTGAAAAGCAGTGTATTGACAGGATATCCTTTAGGAAATTCCTGGGATTTCCTGAATATGTACCAGACAGTACAACTGTCTGGTCATTCAGGAAGAGAATTATCGACAATGGTAAAGAAAAAGCGGTGTGGGATGAAATGCAGAATCAGCTTGATGCTCTTGGTTTGAAGATTAAAAAAGGAATGATCCAGGATGCAACTTTTATTCACTCAGATCCAGGACATGCAAAAGCAGATGTACTCAGAGGAAAAGATGCGAAAACAAGAAGAAGCAAAGATGGAACCTGGACTAAGAAAAATGGTAAATCTCACTTTGGATACAAACTTCATACAATTATTGATAAGGATTATGAACTAATCAGAAGATTTGAGACAACAACTGCATCACTTCACGATTCACAGGTTGATCTGTCTGAAAAGGGTGAAGTGGTGTATAGAGATAAAGGATATTTTGGAGCAATAGCAAAAGGTTTTGCAGCAACAATGCAACGAGCTGTAAGAGGACATCCTTTAGGAATAATGGATATCCTCAGAAATGAAAGAATAAGTGTGAAAAGAGTCCCTTGCGAAAGAGTGTATGCAGTGACAAAAGAAATATTTAAAACCAGAAAGGTTCTTGTTACAACTGTAGAAAGAGTGAATGCAAAAATGTTGATGACAGCTTTTTGTTTTAATCTGCATCAATTGAGGACACTAAAAACCAAAGGAGTAATTTAGGATAGCGGGAGCTATACTAAAAATAAGGATTAATGAAGAGAAATTAAACAAAATGATAAAAAATGAGAGGATATAATTGAGTTTGAATACTTTAATGATCTAAAATGAGGGAATATCGAAATCCTCTTCAGTAAAATATCATAAAAAACGTCTATCAATCTGAGGGGATTTGTATAGACCGCGAAGAAATACTTGCAGTTTATGAAGCTGGTCCAGAAGCAGTAGTAGAACTTGTAACTCGATTACTTGGGATAATTGAACATCAATCTCTCCAAATTGCACAACTTGAAGAGCGTGTCAGGCATTTGGAAGAAATGCTTGAAAAGAATAGTCGCAACAGTAGCAAACCACCTTCTACTGATTCTTATGCACGGAATAAACCAACCGTTAAAAGTCAAAGAAAAAAGACCAATAAGCATGTAGGTGGTCAAAACGGTCATCCTGGTACTACATTAAGAATAAATGATGATCCGGATGAAGTTATTGTTCATCCTGTTAATCAATGCGTCAATTGTGGGAGATCGTTAGCTTCTGTTCCCTCTAACTATGAAAGAAGACAGGTCTTTGACATTCCTCCTATAACTATCAATTGCATTGAACATCGTTGCGAGATTAAAACATGTCCCAAATGTTCTCATGTAAACAAAGCTCTTTTTCCAGATGGTGTAACTCAGCCGACTCAATACGGTCATCGAGTTAAGTCATTTGCAGTTTATTTGCACACTTACCAATTACTTCCTTATCAGCGTGTTACCAAGTTGTTCTCTGATATTTTGGGATGCAAGATAAGTCCTGCTACTTTGGTGAACACGGAACGTAGTTGTTTTGAGAAGCTTGGAGCTTTTGAAAATACAGTGAAACATCTCCTGAAAGAATCTCCTGTCATCAATCTGGATGAAACAGGAATGAGAATAAATGCAGTTCGTAATTGGCTTCATGTGGCAGGTACAGACAAACTGACCTATTATTTTGCACATCGCAAAAGGGGCTCAGAAGCAATGGATGCTATGGGCATATTACCAGGTTACACTGGTGTTGCAACACATGATTTTTGGAAACCGTACAACAAATATGAATGTCAACATTCATTATGTAATGCACATTTATTACGAGAGTTAACTGGAGCTTCCGAAAACAGGGATCAACAGTGGCCAAAGATAATGAGTGATCTCTTGATATGCATTAAACATCATGTTGATAATGATCTTTTAGATACTGAGCTAATTCAAAGGTTCAGTGAGGATTATGATCACATAACTTGTTTAGGAGTGAATGAAAATCCTCCTGATCCGGAATCAAATGTGCGGTCTAAAAAACGAGGACGTAAGAAGCAGACCACGGTAAAGAATTTGCTGGATAGGTTTATTGGCCATAAAGAGGATATCTTGCGATTTATGTACGACCAAAACGTTCCGTTTGATAACAATCAGGCTGAAAGAGAGATCAGAATGACGAAAGTACAGCAGAAGATATCAGGTACTTTCCGCAGTGAACAGGGTGCAAAAAATTTCTGCCGTATAAGAGGATACGTGTCTACTGTTAATAAGAATTCTGAATCTGTTATCGATGCAATTAGTGCAATATTTTATGGCAATTCATTTGTTCCAAAGTTGCAGAATTGATCGTGGATGAAGAAATCAGCTTGGTGGAAGTGAGCTAGGCTGAATAGTTACAAACATTTAATTGTTTTCAACTTGAAGATAAGGAAAAAGAACAGGAAATTAAGGTTGGATATGGCAAATTCTGGAAAAGTTTAGCTACAGAATTCCTAAATGAAAAACGGCGTTCCGAATATAACAACTTAAAGCACGGATTAAGAATCGAACCAGTGGGATTCGAAATGTTCATAGCAGAAGAAAAAGAATGTGTGATGTCACCACCTTTTAATGAAGCTATTTCGATGGGTGGAAGCGAATTTGGTTCTTCGTTTTTGATACGAAATCAAATTTGTGAAAAAGAAAAAAAGAATGGAAAATGCCATTTTCAGGTTGAACAACATAATGTTAACTGGGAACCCATCACCATCACAACCCGACTTATATTATTAAGTCACTCAATTAAAAATATTCTCTCGTATCTGAAAATAGAAAACGGAGTCAAACAAGAAACTGTAACATTCTCTTTGCCATCAGATTTAAGTGTATTTAATAAGGCGTGCAAACCACTAGATGGGGTTTTGAGTATGAACTCTGATTCAATTATTAACCAAGAGGATATTGAGATATTTACTAAAGAGGAAATACTAGCAGTATACAATCAAACGGAAGAGAATGAAGTACATGAAGGTTAACATCAACTGTTTGAAAAAACCCAGCCCATCTTCCTGTAAAACAAGAGAAGTGAGTAAGCATGTTAATCTTCCTTTACTATGGAATTTAGGAAACATGCACCCATGAAAAAAATAAACCGACAATCGTAATATGAGATGTCGGATAGTTTCTCAAAAAAGAATTAGACTCAAGTCGCAAAAAGGGGTTTTGTGTCCAGACCGGACACTATTCAATTTCATCTTAATTCAACGGCATATTGCTTATGTTGCTACTACCCTGACCATATCAACAAATGCATCTTCCCGTGAATTGGACATCTTTCCTCGGAATCGAAGCTTGAGGTTGTTTATGTCATTCAATTCAACGCTCGCGTAGTGCCATCGATTTTCCGTATCCATATATCCTCTTAAAGTTGCTTTTTCAGTCCAGGTAGCTCCTCCATCTGTGGATACATCAAATGCAAGGTATTCTCCTCTGTCAAGACCACTTTCAATGTACCAGGAGAAGGTAATTGTAGCGCTGGTTTTGCCATCCAGATCTATATCTTTAGAGGTTAATGGTGCATCTATAGCCCAGCCATCAATTTCAGCAGAATATCTGCCGTCTATTGCCCGCTGAACTGAATTGGTCCAGTAGCTTTGTCTGCCTTCAGTCCATAGCTCATTCCAGTCCCCCTGCTCAAAGCTATCATAGAATACCTCCTGGGGTCCACTGGATGCTTCTTTAATAGTCAGGGTCGTACTTTTAATCAAGGTGTCTATGGAATTTCCTGATGGGTCACTTATGATCACGTTTTTCAGAGAAATTGTTGATGTGCTTGTAGCCTGCTCTTTTACACTCATTGTGATCCTTGCAAATGACTCAGGTTCTAAGATGCTTGAAGGACCCAATACCACACCATAAATATCAGAAAGTATCCCTGCATTGTTGTCTATGTTTCCGTAGTTGACGAATGTCGCAGCACCTTTCGAACCTAAGAATTTGCCTTTAGATACATCATCTACCTGTATCTTTGAACTGTCAAACTCGAGATCGAACTGTAATCCGGCAATTGCAATATCCGGCGTTACAAAAACATC
Encoded proteins:
- a CDS encoding IS5 family transposase, translating into MDSFTDFALNEEYKRLQSVGDKLAEIEYLVDWKPFRPILESMYINRTASGGRPEADVIVMFKMLVLQQWHGLSDAELEKQCIDRISFRKFLGFPEYVPDSTTVWSFRKRIIDNGKEKAVWDEMQNQLDALGLKIKKGMIQDATFIHSDPGHAKADVLRGKDAKTRRSKDGTWTKKNGKSHFGYKLHTIIDKDYELIRRFETTTASLHDSQVDLSEKGEVVYRDKGYFGAIAKGFAATMQRAVRGHPLGIMDILRNERISVKRVPCERVYAVTKEIFKTRKVLVTTVERVNAKMLMTAFCFNLHQLRTLKTKGVI
- a CDS encoding IS66 family transposase; translated protein: MCIDREEILAVYEAGPEAVVELVTRLLGIIEHQSLQIAQLEERVRHLEEMLEKNSRNSSKPPSTDSYARNKPTVKSQRKKTNKHVGGQNGHPGTTLRINDDPDEVIVHPVNQCVNCGRSLASVPSNYERRQVFDIPPITINCIEHRCEIKTCPKCSHVNKALFPDGVTQPTQYGHRVKSFAVYLHTYQLLPYQRVTKLFSDILGCKISPATLVNTERSCFEKLGAFENTVKHLLKESPVINLDETGMRINAVRNWLHVAGTDKLTYYFAHRKRGSEAMDAMGILPGYTGVATHDFWKPYNKYECQHSLCNAHLLRELTGASENRDQQWPKIMSDLLICIKHHVDNDLLDTELIQRFSEDYDHITCLGVNENPPDPESNVRSKKRGRKKQTTVKNLLDRFIGHKEDILRFMYDQNVPFDNNQAEREIRMTKVQQKISGTFRSEQGAKNFCRIRGYVSTVNKNSESVIDAISAIFYGNSFVPKLQN
- a CDS encoding cohesin domain-containing protein, giving the protein MIYYYQKNQIIIYGYKSTNPKIRRVYLIKNITIITIFLLILVFGCFNSTAAEVTLKPSTQIVTPGEDFTVDVFVTPDIAIAGLQFDLEFDSSKIQVDDVSKGKFLGSKGAATFVNYGNIDNNAGILSDIYGVVLGPSSILEPESFARITMSVKEQATSTSTISLKNVIISDPSGNSIDTLIKSTTLTIKEASSGPQEVFYDSFEQGDWNELWTEGRQSYWTNSVQRAIDGRYSAEIDGWAIDAPLTSKDIDLDGKTSATITFSWYIESGLDRGEYLAFDVSTDGGATWTEKATLRGYMDTENRWHYASVELNDINNLKLRFRGKMSNSREDAFVDMVRVVAT